From Granulimonas faecalis:
CGATGAAGGCCACGTCGTAGGCACCGGTGGAAAGCCTGACACCCAACTCGGGGTCGGCCGCGTCCACCAGGTCAACGGACTCGAACCCCGCCTCGGCGAGGGCGCCCTGCACGGCGACGGCGGAGCTGTGGCTCACGTCGCGCTCGTCGGCCCAACCGCCCCACAGGAGGCACACATGGGATCTGGTGACGTCGTTGCTGCTCATAGGGGCTCCGATCGGGCTTGCATGAACGGGTAGACTGGGACGGTACGCAGGTACCGGAGTCGAGGATACTCCACCCACCCTCTCCCATAGGATCAGGTGCCAGAATGCCCGAGAAAACCCAGCCCACAAGCCCCAGCCGCGAGAACGCGGAACAGAACGCCACCCCCGCGAGGCGCGGCCCCAAGGCCGACCTCACCGCCATGGACCACGACCAGCTCGTGGCCTTCATGGAGTCCATCGGCCAGCCCTCCTTCCGCGCCAAGCAGGTGGAGGACTGGGTACGCCACAAGAACGTGCGCTCCTTCGACGAGATGACCAACCTCTCCAAGGCCCTCCGCGCCCAGCTGGCCGATGTGGCCACGCTCGGCGGCGTGACCGAGGTCGCGCGCCAGGAATCCCTGGACGGTTCCCGCAAGTACCTGTTGGCCTTCGACGACGGCGTGTCGGTGGAGTGCGTGGGCATGCCCAACGGCGACCGCCTCGCCGTCTGCGTGTCCACCCAGGCCGGCTGCCGCATGGGCTGCCGGTTCTGCGCCACCGGGGAGGCCGGGTTCACCCGCAACCTCACGGCCGACGAGATCTACGCCCAGGCCGCCCACGTGGGGCAGGACTTCGGCCAGCGCGTGACCTCCGTGGTGCTCATGGGCCAGGGCGAGCCCTTCAACAACTACGACGAGACCCTCGCCGCCATGCGGCTCATGAACAGCGAGGACGGCCTGGGGATCGGCGCCCGCCACATCACGGTGTCCACCTGCGGCGTGGTCCCGCAGATCCGCCGCTTCGCCTCCGAGCCCGAGCAGTTCGGCCTGGCCCTCTCGCTGCACTCCGCCGTGCCCGAGACCCGCAACCTCCTCATGCCGGGCGTGAGGAAGCACAGCCTCAAGCGCCTTCACGACGTCATGAAGGACTACACCGAGAAGACCCACCGTCGCCCCACCTACGAGTACGCCATGATCGCCGGCGTCAACGACGACGAGCCGCACCTGGACGCCCTCGTCGACTTCTGCCGCGGCACCCTCTGCCACGTGAACCTCATCCCCTTCAATGAGCACTCCGGCTCCAAGCTCAAGCCCTCGTCCGAGGAGCGCATCGACCGCTTTGTGAAGGTGCTCGAGGGCGTGGGTGTGGAGACCACCGTGCGCCGCAGCCGAGGAACCGACATCGACGCCGCCTGCGGGCAGCTGAAGCAGCGCCTGCGCTAGGACGCACGGGACAGAGCGGTCCAAAGGAGAACGGGCCTCCCAGCCGATGCGGCGGGGAGGACCGTTCGCTGCACGTCGTTGCCGTGACGGCCGGTGGGGAGGGGCCAGGGGGCTAGTAGCCGGCCTCCTCCCACTGCCGCTCGATCCAGGCCCGGTTGGCCTCGAGGCGAGCGGCGTCCCGGGCGGCACCGGGGTCGCCGGAGAAGCGCTCGGC
This genomic window contains:
- the rlmN gene encoding 23S rRNA (adenine(2503)-C(2))-methyltransferase RlmN, which translates into the protein MPEKTQPTSPSRENAEQNATPARRGPKADLTAMDHDQLVAFMESIGQPSFRAKQVEDWVRHKNVRSFDEMTNLSKALRAQLADVATLGGVTEVARQESLDGSRKYLLAFDDGVSVECVGMPNGDRLAVCVSTQAGCRMGCRFCATGEAGFTRNLTADEIYAQAAHVGQDFGQRVTSVVLMGQGEPFNNYDETLAAMRLMNSEDGLGIGARHITVSTCGVVPQIRRFASEPEQFGLALSLHSAVPETRNLLMPGVRKHSLKRLHDVMKDYTEKTHRRPTYEYAMIAGVNDDEPHLDALVDFCRGTLCHVNLIPFNEHSGSKLKPSSEERIDRFVKVLEGVGVETTVRRSRGTDIDAACGQLKQRLR